A DNA window from Paralichthys olivaceus isolate ysfri-2021 chromosome 11, ASM2471397v2, whole genome shotgun sequence contains the following coding sequences:
- the LOC109641160 gene encoding cullin-5 isoform X1, whose translation MLSCRNMATSNLIKNKGSLQFEDKWDLMRPIVLKLLRQEAVTKQQWFDLFSDVHAVCLWDDKGPAKIHQALKEDILDFIKQAQARVLSHQDDTALLKAYIIEWRKFFTQCDILPKPFCQLEITLMGKQGSNKKANMEDSIVRKLMLDTWNESIFSNIKSRLQDSAMKLVHAERLGEAFDSQLVIGVRESYVNLCSNPEDKLQIYRDNFEKAYLDSTERFYRTQAPAYLQQNGVQNYMKYADAKLREEEKRALRYLETRRECNSVQALMECCVNALVTSFKETILAECPGMIKRNETDKLHLMFSLMDKVPSGIEPMLKDLEEHIVSAGLADMVAAAETITTDSEKYVEQLLTLFNRFSKLVKEAFQDDPRFLTARDKAYKAVVNDATIFKLELPMKQKGVGMKTQPESKCPELLANYCDMLLRKTPLSKKLGSEEIEFKLKEVLLVLKYVQNKDVFMRYHKAHLTRRLILDISADSEIEENMVEWLREVGMPADYVNKLARMFQDIKVSEDLNQVFKEMHKHNRLALPADSVNIKILNAGAWSRSSEKVFVSLPTELEDLIPEVEDFYKRNHSGRKLHWHHLMSNGIITFKNEVGQYDLEVTTFQLAVLFAWNQRPRERISFENLKLATELPDAELRRTLWSLVAFPKLKRQVLSYDPPVNSPKDFTDSTLFYVNQEFSLIKNSKVQKRGKINLIGRLQLTTERMREEENEGIVQLRILRTQEAIIQIMKMRKRISNAQLQTELVEILKNMFLPQKKMIKEQIEWLIEHKYIKREEADINTFLYMA comes from the exons ATGTTAAGTTGCAGAAACATGGCGACGTCTAATTTGATAAAG aaCAAGGGGTCCCTGCAGTTTGAGGACAAGTGGGATCTGATGCGTCCCATCGTTCTCAAGCTGCTCAGACAGGAGGCCGTCACCAAGCAACAGTGGTTCGACTTGTTCTC AGATGTTCATGCTGTGTGTCTATGGGACGATAAAGGACCGGCCAAGATCCACCAAGCTCTGAAAGAGGACATCCTCGACTTCATCAAACAAGCACAGGCT cggGTGCTGAGCCACCAGGACGACACGGCACTGCTAAAAGCTTACATCATAGAGTGGAGGAAGTTCTTCACCCAGTGCGACATCCTGCCTAAGCCCTTCTGTCAGTTGGAGATCACGCTCATGGGCAAACAGGGCAGCAACAAGAAAGCAAACATGGAGGACAGCATCGTACgcaag ctgatGCTGGACACGTGGAACGAATCGATCTTTTCCAACATCAAGAGCCGCCTGCAGGACAGCGCCATGAAGTTAGTACACGCTGAGAGGCTGGGGGAGGCCTTCGACTCCCAGCTGGTTATAGGAGTACGAGAGTCTTATg TGAACCTGTGTTCGAACCCAGAGGACAAGCTGCAGATCTACAGGGACAACTTTGAGAAAGCCTACCTGGACTCCACAGAGAGGTTTTACAGAACACAGGCACCCGCCTACCTGCAACAAAATGGCGTCCAGAACTACATGAAATAC GCAGACGCCAagctgagagaagaggagaagagagcaCTTAGATATCTAGAGACACGTCGTGAATGTAACTCTGTTCAAGCA CTTATGGAATGTTGCGTGAACGCTCTGGTGACCTCGTTCAAAGAGACCATCTTAGCTGAATGTCCGGGGATGATCAAACGCAACgagacagaca AGCTGCACCTCATGTTTTCCCTGATGGACAAGGTTCCCAGCGGGATCGAGCCAATGCTGAAAGACCTGGAGGAACATATCGTCAGTGCTGGACTAGCAGACATGGTGGCTGCTGCCGAGACAATCACAACT GACTCCGAGAAGTATGTGGAGCAGTTGCTGACGTTGTTCAACCGGTTCAGTAAACTGGTGAAGGAGGCGTTTCAGGACGACCCTCGCTTCCTGACAGCCAGAGACAAG GCGTACAAAGCTGTGGTCAATGATGCCACCATCTTCAAACTGGAGCTGCCAATGAAACAGAAAGG TGTCGGTATGAAGACTCAGCCGGAGTCAAAGTGTCCAGAGCTGCTGGCAAACTACTGCGACATGTTGCTGCGGAAAACTCCTCTCAGCAAGAAACTGGGCTCAGAGGAAATCGAGTTCAAACTCAAAGAAGTG CTCTTAGTGTTGAAGTACGTCCAGAATAAAGACGTGTTCATGCGCTACCACAAAGCTCACCTGACCAGACGCCTCATCCTGGACATTTCAGCCGACAGTGAGATCGAGGAGAACATGGTGGAGTGGCTCAGA gaagTAGGGATGCCCGCAGACTATGTGAATAAATTGGCCAGAATGTTTCAGGACATCAAGGTGTCAGAAGACCTCAACCAGGTCTTCAAggagatgcacaaacacaacaggctGGCACTGCCag CGGACAGCGTGAACATTAAGATCCTGAACGCCGGAGCCTGGTCCCGCAGCAGTGAGAAGGTGTTTGTGTCGCTGCCCACAGAGCTGGAGGACCTGATCCCTGAGGTGGAGGACTTCTACAAGAGGAACCACAGCGGCCGCAAACTCCACTGGCATCACCTCATGTCCAACGGCATT aTCACCTTTAAAAATGAAGTGGGCCAGTACGACCTGGAGGTGACGACCTTCCAGCTCGCCGTGTTGTTCGCCTGGAACCAGAGACCCAGAGAGAGAATCAGCTTTGAGAACCTCAAACTGGCCACAGAGCTGCCGGACGCCGAGCTGCGCCGCACACTCTGG TCCCTCGTCGCCTTCCCCAAACTGAAGAGGCAGGTGTTGTCTTACGATCCTCCGGTTAATTCGCCCAAAGACTTCACAGACAGCACACTGTTCTACGTCAACCAGGAGTTCTCCCTCAT caaGAACTCCAAAGTCCAGAAGCGAGGAAAGATCAATCTGATTGGCCGACTGCAGCTGACCACTGAGCgaatgagagaggaggagaacgaAGGAATCGTTCAGCTCAGAATACTCCGAACTCAG GAGGCCATCATCCAAAtcatgaagatgaggaagaggatcAGCAACGCCCAGCTGCAGACGGAGCTGGTGGAGATCCTGAAGAACATGTTTCTGCCGCAGAAGAAGATGATCAAGGAGCAGATCGAGTGGCTCATCGAACACAAGTACATAAAGAGGGAGGAGGCCGACATCAACACCTTCCTCTACATGGCTTAG
- the LOC109641160 gene encoding cullin-5 isoform X3, producing the protein MRPIVLKLLRQEAVTKQQWFDLFSDVHAVCLWDDKGPAKIHQALKEDILDFIKQAQARVLSHQDDTALLKAYIIEWRKFFTQCDILPKPFCQLEITLMGKQGSNKKANMEDSIVRKLMLDTWNESIFSNIKSRLQDSAMKLVHAERLGEAFDSQLVIGVRESYVNLCSNPEDKLQIYRDNFEKAYLDSTERFYRTQAPAYLQQNGVQNYMKYADAKLREEEKRALRYLETRRECNSVQALMECCVNALVTSFKETILAECPGMIKRNETDKLHLMFSLMDKVPSGIEPMLKDLEEHIVSAGLADMVAAAETITTDSEKYVEQLLTLFNRFSKLVKEAFQDDPRFLTARDKAYKAVVNDATIFKLELPMKQKGVGMKTQPESKCPELLANYCDMLLRKTPLSKKLGSEEIEFKLKEVLLVLKYVQNKDVFMRYHKAHLTRRLILDISADSEIEENMVEWLREVGMPADYVNKLARMFQDIKVSEDLNQVFKEMHKHNRLALPADSVNIKILNAGAWSRSSEKVFVSLPTELEDLIPEVEDFYKRNHSGRKLHWHHLMSNGIITFKNEVGQYDLEVTTFQLAVLFAWNQRPRERISFENLKLATELPDAELRRTLWSLVAFPKLKRQVLSYDPPVNSPKDFTDSTLFYVNQEFSLIKNSKVQKRGKINLIGRLQLTTERMREEENEGIVQLRILRTQEAIIQIMKMRKRISNAQLQTELVEILKNMFLPQKKMIKEQIEWLIEHKYIKREEADINTFLYMA; encoded by the exons ATGCGTCCCATCGTTCTCAAGCTGCTCAGACAGGAGGCCGTCACCAAGCAACAGTGGTTCGACTTGTTCTC AGATGTTCATGCTGTGTGTCTATGGGACGATAAAGGACCGGCCAAGATCCACCAAGCTCTGAAAGAGGACATCCTCGACTTCATCAAACAAGCACAGGCT cggGTGCTGAGCCACCAGGACGACACGGCACTGCTAAAAGCTTACATCATAGAGTGGAGGAAGTTCTTCACCCAGTGCGACATCCTGCCTAAGCCCTTCTGTCAGTTGGAGATCACGCTCATGGGCAAACAGGGCAGCAACAAGAAAGCAAACATGGAGGACAGCATCGTACgcaag ctgatGCTGGACACGTGGAACGAATCGATCTTTTCCAACATCAAGAGCCGCCTGCAGGACAGCGCCATGAAGTTAGTACACGCTGAGAGGCTGGGGGAGGCCTTCGACTCCCAGCTGGTTATAGGAGTACGAGAGTCTTATg TGAACCTGTGTTCGAACCCAGAGGACAAGCTGCAGATCTACAGGGACAACTTTGAGAAAGCCTACCTGGACTCCACAGAGAGGTTTTACAGAACACAGGCACCCGCCTACCTGCAACAAAATGGCGTCCAGAACTACATGAAATAC GCAGACGCCAagctgagagaagaggagaagagagcaCTTAGATATCTAGAGACACGTCGTGAATGTAACTCTGTTCAAGCA CTTATGGAATGTTGCGTGAACGCTCTGGTGACCTCGTTCAAAGAGACCATCTTAGCTGAATGTCCGGGGATGATCAAACGCAACgagacagaca AGCTGCACCTCATGTTTTCCCTGATGGACAAGGTTCCCAGCGGGATCGAGCCAATGCTGAAAGACCTGGAGGAACATATCGTCAGTGCTGGACTAGCAGACATGGTGGCTGCTGCCGAGACAATCACAACT GACTCCGAGAAGTATGTGGAGCAGTTGCTGACGTTGTTCAACCGGTTCAGTAAACTGGTGAAGGAGGCGTTTCAGGACGACCCTCGCTTCCTGACAGCCAGAGACAAG GCGTACAAAGCTGTGGTCAATGATGCCACCATCTTCAAACTGGAGCTGCCAATGAAACAGAAAGG TGTCGGTATGAAGACTCAGCCGGAGTCAAAGTGTCCAGAGCTGCTGGCAAACTACTGCGACATGTTGCTGCGGAAAACTCCTCTCAGCAAGAAACTGGGCTCAGAGGAAATCGAGTTCAAACTCAAAGAAGTG CTCTTAGTGTTGAAGTACGTCCAGAATAAAGACGTGTTCATGCGCTACCACAAAGCTCACCTGACCAGACGCCTCATCCTGGACATTTCAGCCGACAGTGAGATCGAGGAGAACATGGTGGAGTGGCTCAGA gaagTAGGGATGCCCGCAGACTATGTGAATAAATTGGCCAGAATGTTTCAGGACATCAAGGTGTCAGAAGACCTCAACCAGGTCTTCAAggagatgcacaaacacaacaggctGGCACTGCCag CGGACAGCGTGAACATTAAGATCCTGAACGCCGGAGCCTGGTCCCGCAGCAGTGAGAAGGTGTTTGTGTCGCTGCCCACAGAGCTGGAGGACCTGATCCCTGAGGTGGAGGACTTCTACAAGAGGAACCACAGCGGCCGCAAACTCCACTGGCATCACCTCATGTCCAACGGCATT aTCACCTTTAAAAATGAAGTGGGCCAGTACGACCTGGAGGTGACGACCTTCCAGCTCGCCGTGTTGTTCGCCTGGAACCAGAGACCCAGAGAGAGAATCAGCTTTGAGAACCTCAAACTGGCCACAGAGCTGCCGGACGCCGAGCTGCGCCGCACACTCTGG TCCCTCGTCGCCTTCCCCAAACTGAAGAGGCAGGTGTTGTCTTACGATCCTCCGGTTAATTCGCCCAAAGACTTCACAGACAGCACACTGTTCTACGTCAACCAGGAGTTCTCCCTCAT caaGAACTCCAAAGTCCAGAAGCGAGGAAAGATCAATCTGATTGGCCGACTGCAGCTGACCACTGAGCgaatgagagaggaggagaacgaAGGAATCGTTCAGCTCAGAATACTCCGAACTCAG GAGGCCATCATCCAAAtcatgaagatgaggaagaggatcAGCAACGCCCAGCTGCAGACGGAGCTGGTGGAGATCCTGAAGAACATGTTTCTGCCGCAGAAGAAGATGATCAAGGAGCAGATCGAGTGGCTCATCGAACACAAGTACATAAAGAGGGAGGAGGCCGACATCAACACCTTCCTCTACATGGCTTAG
- the LOC109641160 gene encoding cullin-5 isoform X2, with translation MKEHQTCEGHGFLSNKGSLQFEDKWDLMRPIVLKLLRQEAVTKQQWFDLFSDVHAVCLWDDKGPAKIHQALKEDILDFIKQAQARVLSHQDDTALLKAYIIEWRKFFTQCDILPKPFCQLEITLMGKQGSNKKANMEDSIVRKLMLDTWNESIFSNIKSRLQDSAMKLVHAERLGEAFDSQLVIGVRESYVNLCSNPEDKLQIYRDNFEKAYLDSTERFYRTQAPAYLQQNGVQNYMKYADAKLREEEKRALRYLETRRECNSVQALMECCVNALVTSFKETILAECPGMIKRNETDKLHLMFSLMDKVPSGIEPMLKDLEEHIVSAGLADMVAAAETITTDSEKYVEQLLTLFNRFSKLVKEAFQDDPRFLTARDKAYKAVVNDATIFKLELPMKQKGVGMKTQPESKCPELLANYCDMLLRKTPLSKKLGSEEIEFKLKEVLLVLKYVQNKDVFMRYHKAHLTRRLILDISADSEIEENMVEWLREVGMPADYVNKLARMFQDIKVSEDLNQVFKEMHKHNRLALPADSVNIKILNAGAWSRSSEKVFVSLPTELEDLIPEVEDFYKRNHSGRKLHWHHLMSNGIITFKNEVGQYDLEVTTFQLAVLFAWNQRPRERISFENLKLATELPDAELRRTLWSLVAFPKLKRQVLSYDPPVNSPKDFTDSTLFYVNQEFSLIKNSKVQKRGKINLIGRLQLTTERMREEENEGIVQLRILRTQEAIIQIMKMRKRISNAQLQTELVEILKNMFLPQKKMIKEQIEWLIEHKYIKREEADINTFLYMA, from the exons ATGAAAGAACATCAGACATGTGAAGGGCACGGGTTTCtatca aaCAAGGGGTCCCTGCAGTTTGAGGACAAGTGGGATCTGATGCGTCCCATCGTTCTCAAGCTGCTCAGACAGGAGGCCGTCACCAAGCAACAGTGGTTCGACTTGTTCTC AGATGTTCATGCTGTGTGTCTATGGGACGATAAAGGACCGGCCAAGATCCACCAAGCTCTGAAAGAGGACATCCTCGACTTCATCAAACAAGCACAGGCT cggGTGCTGAGCCACCAGGACGACACGGCACTGCTAAAAGCTTACATCATAGAGTGGAGGAAGTTCTTCACCCAGTGCGACATCCTGCCTAAGCCCTTCTGTCAGTTGGAGATCACGCTCATGGGCAAACAGGGCAGCAACAAGAAAGCAAACATGGAGGACAGCATCGTACgcaag ctgatGCTGGACACGTGGAACGAATCGATCTTTTCCAACATCAAGAGCCGCCTGCAGGACAGCGCCATGAAGTTAGTACACGCTGAGAGGCTGGGGGAGGCCTTCGACTCCCAGCTGGTTATAGGAGTACGAGAGTCTTATg TGAACCTGTGTTCGAACCCAGAGGACAAGCTGCAGATCTACAGGGACAACTTTGAGAAAGCCTACCTGGACTCCACAGAGAGGTTTTACAGAACACAGGCACCCGCCTACCTGCAACAAAATGGCGTCCAGAACTACATGAAATAC GCAGACGCCAagctgagagaagaggagaagagagcaCTTAGATATCTAGAGACACGTCGTGAATGTAACTCTGTTCAAGCA CTTATGGAATGTTGCGTGAACGCTCTGGTGACCTCGTTCAAAGAGACCATCTTAGCTGAATGTCCGGGGATGATCAAACGCAACgagacagaca AGCTGCACCTCATGTTTTCCCTGATGGACAAGGTTCCCAGCGGGATCGAGCCAATGCTGAAAGACCTGGAGGAACATATCGTCAGTGCTGGACTAGCAGACATGGTGGCTGCTGCCGAGACAATCACAACT GACTCCGAGAAGTATGTGGAGCAGTTGCTGACGTTGTTCAACCGGTTCAGTAAACTGGTGAAGGAGGCGTTTCAGGACGACCCTCGCTTCCTGACAGCCAGAGACAAG GCGTACAAAGCTGTGGTCAATGATGCCACCATCTTCAAACTGGAGCTGCCAATGAAACAGAAAGG TGTCGGTATGAAGACTCAGCCGGAGTCAAAGTGTCCAGAGCTGCTGGCAAACTACTGCGACATGTTGCTGCGGAAAACTCCTCTCAGCAAGAAACTGGGCTCAGAGGAAATCGAGTTCAAACTCAAAGAAGTG CTCTTAGTGTTGAAGTACGTCCAGAATAAAGACGTGTTCATGCGCTACCACAAAGCTCACCTGACCAGACGCCTCATCCTGGACATTTCAGCCGACAGTGAGATCGAGGAGAACATGGTGGAGTGGCTCAGA gaagTAGGGATGCCCGCAGACTATGTGAATAAATTGGCCAGAATGTTTCAGGACATCAAGGTGTCAGAAGACCTCAACCAGGTCTTCAAggagatgcacaaacacaacaggctGGCACTGCCag CGGACAGCGTGAACATTAAGATCCTGAACGCCGGAGCCTGGTCCCGCAGCAGTGAGAAGGTGTTTGTGTCGCTGCCCACAGAGCTGGAGGACCTGATCCCTGAGGTGGAGGACTTCTACAAGAGGAACCACAGCGGCCGCAAACTCCACTGGCATCACCTCATGTCCAACGGCATT aTCACCTTTAAAAATGAAGTGGGCCAGTACGACCTGGAGGTGACGACCTTCCAGCTCGCCGTGTTGTTCGCCTGGAACCAGAGACCCAGAGAGAGAATCAGCTTTGAGAACCTCAAACTGGCCACAGAGCTGCCGGACGCCGAGCTGCGCCGCACACTCTGG TCCCTCGTCGCCTTCCCCAAACTGAAGAGGCAGGTGTTGTCTTACGATCCTCCGGTTAATTCGCCCAAAGACTTCACAGACAGCACACTGTTCTACGTCAACCAGGAGTTCTCCCTCAT caaGAACTCCAAAGTCCAGAAGCGAGGAAAGATCAATCTGATTGGCCGACTGCAGCTGACCACTGAGCgaatgagagaggaggagaacgaAGGAATCGTTCAGCTCAGAATACTCCGAACTCAG GAGGCCATCATCCAAAtcatgaagatgaggaagaggatcAGCAACGCCCAGCTGCAGACGGAGCTGGTGGAGATCCTGAAGAACATGTTTCTGCCGCAGAAGAAGATGATCAAGGAGCAGATCGAGTGGCTCATCGAACACAAGTACATAAAGAGGGAGGAGGCCGACATCAACACCTTCCTCTACATGGCTTAG